The Chanos chanos chromosome 6, fChaCha1.1, whole genome shotgun sequence genome includes a region encoding these proteins:
- the cass4 gene encoding cas scaffolding protein family member 4, protein MKPLLAKALYDNTADCADELAFRRGDILMVIDQNVADGSGWWKCSLHGRQGLAPANRLSLLKPSQTERAENSQNIYQIPKVPRPTDMTNENMDRIYEIPSVPRRVSESPQRAQKHTTDAAEANKSYSSPTCEAPNTRRRISLNTEAMPRNFVRKTSLMVPSEIQKYQTYAIPPLHSQDPNYDIPVPSTSEAVGRPPHGYSTLPNPRKPEWIYDVPVSPEKSGGEQAKAPTSGKQLYDTLPARAWPAKDHNLGHSLYDIPKPSLSQQQHMNSSPVKEASTTCIYDTPPCLKAREVSLNAGGAPDHPGSHDSHKGHVPLECRADNGLKYDHPRRQLRSRVDPMRSYFSNQEKKRDDDEEDKTSALQPAADSQRSSTASTSSTLSSSSRSSCDSLVLSTSSPELLREVTLTQEEAGRKLLELQNSVCQVVPQLMEFVSSNWRSREHLGQHLQDIRTATEKVADSVTCFLNFALDVRGNARRLTDSNLQARLKKQLCIVEDSGLILQQAVDALGESGWPLDALVQDYDQAQSPNQLERFVTVARTVPEDVKRLVSIINANGKLLFRGPQKEPGLVNSSSPSDMKQSLNKNEQMADSGGDENDYVELQTKTEFEQQQRMVNDSLKLKMKEDTLKRQVSQGEQMSRPCMPKDSSKGPPSDHCRLYFGALQKAISVFVRSLIDGQPPEKFIAHSKLVIMVGQRLVNTLCHEAQSGEASKELLFKSNHLCALLKQMAVATKKAALHFPDKLALQEAQDLAKELAQRAQHFRLTLDI, encoded by the exons CCCCTCCTGGCTAAAGCTCTCTATGACAACACCGCTGACTGCGCTGATGAACTGGCCTTCCGAAGAGGGGACATCCTAATGGTGATCGATCAGAATGTGGCAGATGGCAGCGGATGGTGGAAATGCTCCTTGCATGGACGTCAGGGCCTGGCCCCGGCAAATCGCCTTTCCCTCCTCAAGCCATCTCAAACCGAGAGGGCGGAAAACTCCCAAAATATTTATCAAATTCCCAAAGTACCCAGGCCTACAGACATGACCAATGAAAATATGGACAGAATATATGAGATACCCTCTGTACCCCGTCGAGTCTCAGAGAGCCCTCAgagagcacaaaaacacacaacagacgcagcaGAG GCCAACAAATCATATTCCAGTCCCACGTGTGAAGCTCCAAATACAAGGAGACGAATCTCCCTGAACACA GAAGCAATGCCACGGAATTTTGTAAGAAAGACATCTTTGATGGTACCTTCAGAGATTCAGAAATATCAG acCTATGCCATACCACCACTGCATTCTCAGGATCCCAATTATGACATCCCTGTACCCTCCACTAGTGAGGCTGTGGGGAGACCACCACATGGCTACAGCACTCTACCCAACCCACGCAAGCCTGAGTGGATTTATGATGTTCCTGTGTCACCAGAAAAGTCAGGTGGAGAGCAAGCCAAAGCCCCAACCTCTGGGAAGCAGCTCTATGATACCCTGCCAGCACGCGCTTGGCCTGCGAAGGATCACAATTTAGGACATTCCCTGTACGATATCCCTAAACCAAGCCTTTCACAACAGCAACACATGAACAGCTCCCCGGTCAAAGAAGCATCCACAACCTGCATCTATGACACACCACCGTGTCTCAAGGCACGGGAGGTGTCTTTGAATGCTGGAGGAGCTCCCGACCATCCTGGCTCACATGATTCCCATAAGGGCCATGTACCTCTGGAGTGCCGGGCGGACAATGGCCTGAAATACGACCACCCTCGCCGGCAGCTGAGGAGCAGGGTGGATCCGATGCGTAGTTACTTCTCcaaccaggaaaaaaagagagatgatgatgaggaggacaAGACCAGTGCATTACAGCCTGCTGCTGACAGTCAAAGGAGCTCAACAGCTTCCACCTCCTCCACGCTCTCTAGTTCCTCCAGGAGCTCTTGTGACTCCCTTGTATTGAGCACCTCATCTCCAGAACTGCTGCGTGAGGTTACCCTCACTCAGGAGGAGGCTGGCCGTAAGTTGCTGGAACTGCAGAACAGTGTATGCCAAGTTGTGCCTCAGCTCATGGAATTTGTCAGCAGTAACTGGAGGAGCCGGGAGCATCTGGGTCAGCACCTCCAGGACATACGCACAGCAACCGAAAAAGTTGCAGACTCAGTGACATGCTTCCTAAATTTTGCATTGGATGTTAGGGGCAACGCTCGAAGGCTGACGGACTCCAACCTGCAGGCCAGGCTCAAGAAGCAGCTGTGTATAGTGGAGGACTCGGGGCTCATTCTGCAGCAGGCTGTGGATGCACTGGGTGAGTCGGGCTGGCCACTGGACGCTCTGGTCCAGGACTACGATCAGGCACAGAGCCCTAACCAGTTGGAGCGCTTTGTGACGGTGGCCCGCACTGTGCCTGAGGATGTAAAACGTCTTGTATCCATCATTAATGCCAATGGCAAGCTCCTGTTCAGAGGTCCTCAGAAGGAGCCAGGGCTGGTGAACAGTTCCAGTCCGTCAGATATGAAGCAAAGTCttaacaaaaatgaacagatggCAGACTCAGGGGGAGATGAAAATGATTATGTAGAGCTCCAG acaaaaacagagtttGAACAGCAACAAAGGATGGTAAATGATAgtttgaaactgaaaatgaaagaggataCTTTAAAGAGACAG GTTTCTCAAGGAGAGCAGATGAGCCGCCCCTGTATGCCCAAGGACAGCAGTAAAGGCCCCCCCTCTGACCACTGCCGGCTGTACTTTGGGGCCCTTCAAAAGGcaatcagtgtgtttgtgaggagcCTCATAGATGGGCAACCTCCTGAGAAATTCATTGCCCACAGCAAGCTGGTAATCATGGTGGGTCAAAGGCTGGTGAACACGCTGTGTCATGAAGCCCAGAGTGGAGAGGCCAGTAAGGAACTACTGTTTAAGAGCAACCATCTGTGTGCCTTGCTCAAGCAGATGGCTGTGGCCACCAAGAAGGCCGCGCTGCACTTCCCCGATAAACTGGCCCTACAGGAGGCCCAAGACTTAGCCAAAGAGCTGGCCCAACGAGCGCAGCACTTTCGGCTAACGCTGGACATCTGA